One Actinomadura viridis genomic region harbors:
- a CDS encoding DUF397 domain-containing protein gives MTRPNVSPQWRKSSHSTDTGGECVEVAELRPAIGIRDSKNPDGPVLLLPDNHWKALTRHIKDGRYDPA, from the coding sequence ATGACCAGGCCGAATGTGTCCCCCCAGTGGCGCAAGAGCAGTCACAGCACCGATACCGGCGGCGAATGCGTCGAGGTCGCCGAGCTCAGGCCCGCCATCGGCATACGCGACTCCAAGAACCCCGACGGCCCCGTACTCCTCCTGCCGGACAACCACTGGAAAGCACTCACCCGCCACATCAAGGACGGGCGGTACGACCCGGCTTGA
- a CDS encoding helix-turn-helix domain-containing protein — translation MSDESGDFTRDPLIRAYAAVLRGYRDEAKLSRAKLAEALGCSPQWIEKVETGQKPPSEETSDDLDTYFKTPGRTFHLIWQEIKREGKHLALPPGFPAFVKREAEASVMQIFAPWSCTACSRRPRTPPRS, via the coding sequence ATGTCCGACGAATCAGGCGACTTCACCCGTGACCCGCTCATCAGGGCCTACGCCGCCGTCCTGCGCGGCTACCGCGACGAAGCGAAACTGTCCCGCGCGAAACTGGCCGAGGCCCTCGGGTGCTCCCCGCAGTGGATCGAAAAAGTAGAGACCGGACAGAAGCCGCCCTCCGAGGAAACCTCGGATGACCTGGACACCTACTTCAAGACGCCAGGGCGCACGTTCCACCTCATCTGGCAGGAGATCAAGCGAGAGGGCAAGCACCTGGCCCTGCCACCAGGCTTCCCCGCCTTCGTCAAGCGCGAGGCCGAGGCGTCCGTCATGCAGATCTTCGCCCCATGGTCGTGCACGGCCTGTTCCAGACGCCCGCGTACGCCACCGAGGTCCTGA
- a CDS encoding substrate-binding domain-containing protein: MRRMFLVGAVTAIVTAASACSVSTGPAGSSSDKGDKDGQVVIGFSQVTQQSPFYVQLKNGAQQAADKAGAKLLFADANGDVTKQNNDIQDLVTRGVDVLLINPVDPKGVAPGLAAAKAAKIPVITVDRPVPSGATSHVGRDNVKMGRLVGERVAKALGPAGGKVIEIQGDAGGAVARDRSKGFGEGVASNSKIRVVKGPYSDYIRAKAVTAMQDLLQANPDVKAVYAHNDDMAVGALQVLRENRRTDVKVAGVDGLMEAVKAIPSGQYVATALNDPIGMGQLAADTAIKAERGEQVAQYVDAGTGLVDPENAAQYAGDSVFARASSS; the protein is encoded by the coding sequence ATGCGAAGGATGTTCCTGGTCGGGGCGGTGACGGCGATCGTCACGGCCGCGTCGGCCTGCTCGGTGTCCACCGGGCCCGCCGGCTCCTCGTCGGACAAGGGCGACAAGGACGGGCAGGTCGTGATCGGCTTCAGCCAGGTCACCCAGCAGTCGCCCTTCTACGTCCAGCTGAAGAACGGGGCGCAGCAGGCCGCGGACAAGGCGGGGGCCAAGCTGCTGTTCGCGGACGCCAACGGCGACGTGACCAAGCAGAACAACGACATCCAGGACCTCGTCACCCGCGGGGTGGACGTCCTCCTGATCAACCCGGTCGACCCCAAGGGCGTCGCCCCCGGCCTGGCGGCGGCCAAGGCCGCCAAGATCCCCGTCATCACCGTCGACCGGCCCGTGCCCTCGGGCGCGACGTCCCACGTCGGCCGCGACAACGTGAAGATGGGCAGGCTGGTCGGCGAGCGGGTCGCCAAGGCGCTCGGCCCGGCCGGCGGCAAGGTCATCGAGATCCAGGGCGACGCCGGCGGCGCGGTGGCCCGCGACCGGAGCAAGGGCTTCGGCGAGGGCGTGGCGTCCAACTCCAAGATCCGTGTCGTCAAGGGCCCCTACAGCGACTACATCCGGGCCAAGGCCGTGACCGCCATGCAGGACCTCCTCCAGGCCAACCCCGACGTCAAGGCCGTGTACGCGCACAACGACGACATGGCGGTCGGCGCGCTGCAGGTGCTGCGCGAGAACCGGCGCACCGACGTCAAGGTCGCCGGTGTCGACGGCCTCATGGAGGCGGTGAAGGCGATCCCGTCCGGGCAGTACGTCGCGACCGCGCTCAACGACCCGATCGGCATGGGACAGCTGGCCGCGGACACCGCGATCAAGGCGGAGCGCGGCGAGCAGGTGGCCCAGTACGTCGACGCCGGGACCGGGCTGGTCGACCCGGAGAACGCGGCGCAGTACGCGGGCGACTCGGTGTTCGCCCGCGCCTCCTCCTCCTGA
- a CDS encoding HEAT repeat domain-containing protein — protein MLAGHQITFFLREIGSADPARRAAAAKGLGHMAGHVTELAALAADPDPRVRAAAALALGRQGEAAPTGPLVALCADPDAEVRRRAVNALDRIGASGPEVAAGFVQRIGDNELRSRPLVLDWLRRYAVPVPAGSLLPLIAEPDPRIWSLAASLLRLLPEADAVFADLVRTAPEEVRRRGLRMLASPQAGLPGIGAGATPETREAAWRRLWDPEPLVVRALLAALEAETEPFARNVLLGALAARRVPEAAAPAAAWLADPECGPSAASALGGAGTVEAVDLLRRFALGPGPREDRLRGAALRALGTAGGVPEAESLFGLLDDPAEPVRLGAAEGLGAFFQRFDGSVHGRLERWRAERVPGQPVPPPADDPAVRGLARRTAERLARMLALDVRHADTYHNALWHLPEARPLLPALLEHPEGRVRSTALHLAERFGDIGFGERLRFLDDVHHTVRQGAALSFLLLAEQRGLTPDERDTLRPRLVRGQGDPDRFVRTFTTKALAHLGRAG, from the coding sequence ATGCTCGCAGGTCATCAGATCACGTTCTTCCTCCGTGAGATCGGCTCGGCCGATCCCGCGCGCCGCGCCGCCGCGGCCAAGGGGCTCGGTCACATGGCCGGGCACGTCACCGAGCTGGCCGCCCTGGCGGCGGATCCGGATCCGCGGGTGCGCGCGGCGGCCGCCCTGGCCCTCGGCAGGCAGGGCGAGGCGGCGCCGACCGGGCCGCTGGTGGCGCTGTGCGCCGATCCCGACGCCGAGGTCCGGCGGCGTGCCGTCAACGCGCTGGACCGGATCGGCGCGTCCGGGCCCGAGGTGGCGGCGGGTTTCGTCCAGAGGATCGGGGACAACGAGCTGCGCAGCCGCCCGCTGGTCCTGGACTGGCTGCGGCGGTACGCGGTGCCGGTCCCGGCCGGGTCGCTGCTGCCGCTGATCGCCGAACCCGACCCGCGGATCTGGTCCCTCGCCGCCTCCCTGCTGCGGTTGCTGCCCGAGGCCGACGCCGTCTTCGCCGACCTGGTGCGTACCGCGCCGGAGGAGGTGCGGCGGCGGGGGCTGCGGATGCTGGCCAGCCCCCAGGCCGGTCTCCCCGGGATCGGCGCGGGCGCCACACCGGAGACGCGCGAGGCGGCCTGGCGCCGGTTGTGGGACCCGGAGCCGCTGGTCGTCCGGGCCCTCCTGGCCGCCCTCGAGGCCGAGACCGAGCCGTTCGCGCGCAACGTCCTGCTGGGCGCGCTGGCCGCGCGTCGCGTCCCCGAGGCCGCGGCGCCGGCCGCCGCCTGGCTCGCCGATCCGGAGTGCGGGCCCAGCGCGGCCTCGGCGCTGGGCGGGGCCGGTACGGTCGAGGCCGTCGATCTGCTGCGGCGCTTCGCCCTGGGGCCCGGCCCGCGGGAGGACCGGCTGCGCGGCGCGGCGCTGCGGGCGCTGGGCACCGCCGGTGGCGTCCCGGAGGCCGAGTCGTTGTTCGGCCTGCTCGATGATCCGGCCGAGCCGGTGCGCCTGGGCGCGGCCGAGGGGCTGGGCGCCTTCTTCCAGCGCTTCGACGGATCCGTTCACGGCCGGCTGGAGCGTTGGCGGGCCGAACGCGTGCCCGGCCAACCGGTCCCGCCTCCCGCGGACGACCCCGCCGTACGGGGGCTGGCCCGGCGGACGGCGGAGCGGCTTGCGCGGATGCTCGCCCTTGACGTGCGGCACGCCGACACCTACCACAACGCCCTATGGCATCTCCCGGAGGCGCGTCCCCTGCTGCCGGCGCTGCTCGAACATCCCGAGGGCCGAGTGCGTTCCACCGCGCTGCATCTCGCCGAGCGGTTCGGCGACATCGGTTTCGGTGAACGGCTGCGGTTCTTGGACGACGTCCACCACACGGTGCGCCAGGGCGCGGCCCTGAGCTTCCTGCTGCTGGCCGAGCAGCGCGGGCTGACCCCGGACGAGCGGGACACGCTGCGCCCGCGCCTGGTGCGCGGGCAGGGCGACCCCGACCGTTTCGTCCGCACCTTCACGACCAAGGCGCTGGCGCACCTGGGCCGGGCGGGGTAG
- a CDS encoding threonine ammonia-lyase, translated as MQETRLDTARIQAARQVIDPIFLDTPLYRCEALEPGLGCTVSVKLETANPVRSFKARGTELITSLLAGNGSREVVCASAGNLGQALAWSGRGRGLDVTVVASRFAPVAKLDRIRALGARLELVDGDFDMARERAADIARRDGVRLVEDSLDIETCEGAATIGLELVDTAPPFDAVLIALGGGALATGVGHVVKALAPEVEVICVQPLGAPAMTLSWRGRRVVTTDSTDTIADGVAGRCPIPAVLDDLLLVADDAVLVQEASIKAGMRMLLDHAGLVVEPSAALGVAAILEDRDRFAGRHVVTIVCGSNVDLDAYHRWVGAAPVHGS; from the coding sequence GTGCAGGAGACGCGCCTCGACACCGCCCGGATCCAGGCGGCCCGCCAGGTGATCGACCCGATCTTTCTCGACACCCCGCTGTACCGCTGCGAGGCGCTGGAGCCCGGCCTCGGATGCACGGTGAGCGTCAAGCTCGAGACGGCGAACCCGGTCCGCAGCTTCAAGGCCCGCGGCACCGAACTGATCACCAGCCTGCTCGCCGGCAACGGCTCGCGCGAGGTGGTGTGCGCCAGCGCGGGCAACCTCGGTCAAGCCCTCGCCTGGTCCGGTCGCGGCCGGGGGCTCGACGTCACCGTCGTGGCCTCCCGCTTCGCGCCCGTAGCCAAGCTCGATCGCATCCGCGCCCTGGGCGCCAGGCTGGAGCTGGTGGACGGCGACTTCGACATGGCTCGCGAGCGGGCGGCGGACATCGCGCGCCGCGACGGCGTCCGGCTGGTCGAGGACAGCCTGGACATCGAGACCTGCGAGGGGGCGGCGACCATCGGCCTGGAACTGGTGGACACCGCGCCGCCGTTCGACGCCGTCCTGATCGCTCTCGGCGGCGGCGCGCTGGCCACCGGCGTGGGTCATGTGGTGAAGGCCCTGGCGCCCGAAGTCGAGGTGATCTGCGTCCAGCCGCTGGGCGCCCCGGCGATGACGCTCTCGTGGCGCGGGCGGCGCGTCGTCACCACCGACTCGACCGACACCATCGCCGACGGCGTCGCCGGCCGGTGCCCCATCCCGGCCGTCCTGGACGACCTCCTCCTGGTCGCCGACGACGCCGTCCTGGTCCAGGAGGCGTCGATCAAGGCCGGTATGCGGATGCTCCTCGACCACGCCGGCCTCGTCGTCGAACCGTCGGCCGCGCTCGGCGTCGCGGCGATCCTCGAAGACCGCGACCGCTTCGCCGGCCGGCACGTGGTCACCATCGTGTGCGGCAGCAACGTCGACCTGGACGCCTACCACCGCTGGGTCGGTGCGGCCCCCGTCCACGGTTCCTGA
- a CDS encoding galactitol-1-phosphate 5-dehydrogenase, protein MPEKMLAAVLHAPGDIRVEEVPRPEPGPGEALVRVEACGVCGSDIARMLTAGAHRMPVICGHEFSGRVVETGPGVSGAAVGDLVAVPPLIPCRVCSECQRGRFSLCLDYDYFGSRRDGAYAGYVTVPSGNLFTVPERVPAEAAAMIDPAAIALHAIWRTRLGIGSRVAVVGAGPIGLFAVQWARLAGASDVLAIDLNDQKLAQAAEAGATHTASLAEEARDLAGDGYDVVVESAGNPVTADLAASLCARHGEAVFIGIPHAPVELAKGTFNDFLRREVSLHGAWNSFSAPFPGDEWRATADAMASGALRWKFMITHELGLEAVPETMKQLGERSIFSSKVLFLPGAGT, encoded by the coding sequence GTGCCTGAGAAAATGCTGGCGGCCGTCCTCCACGCGCCCGGTGACATCCGTGTCGAGGAGGTGCCCAGACCGGAACCCGGCCCGGGCGAGGCGCTGGTACGGGTCGAGGCGTGCGGGGTGTGCGGTTCGGACATCGCCCGGATGCTGACCGCCGGCGCGCACCGCATGCCCGTCATCTGCGGCCACGAGTTCTCCGGGCGGGTGGTCGAGACGGGTCCCGGCGTGAGCGGCGCCGCCGTGGGCGACCTGGTGGCGGTGCCCCCGCTGATCCCCTGCCGGGTCTGCTCGGAGTGCCAGCGGGGCCGGTTCAGCCTGTGCCTGGACTACGACTACTTCGGCAGCAGGCGGGACGGCGCGTACGCCGGGTACGTCACGGTCCCGTCGGGCAACCTGTTCACCGTTCCCGAGCGGGTGCCGGCGGAGGCCGCGGCGATGATCGACCCGGCGGCCATCGCGCTGCACGCGATCTGGCGCACCCGCCTGGGCATCGGCAGCCGCGTCGCGGTCGTGGGCGCCGGGCCGATCGGGCTGTTCGCGGTCCAGTGGGCCCGGCTGGCGGGCGCCTCCGACGTGCTGGCGATCGATCTGAACGATCAGAAGCTGGCGCAGGCGGCGGAGGCGGGTGCGACCCACACCGCCTCCCTCGCCGAGGAGGCGCGGGACCTGGCCGGGGACGGCTACGACGTGGTGGTGGAGTCCGCGGGCAACCCGGTGACCGCCGACCTGGCGGCCTCGCTGTGCGCCCGGCACGGGGAGGCGGTCTTCATCGGCATCCCGCACGCCCCGGTCGAGCTGGCCAAGGGGACGTTCAACGACTTCCTGCGGCGGGAGGTCAGCCTGCACGGCGCCTGGAACTCCTTCTCGGCCCCGTTCCCCGGGGACGAGTGGCGGGCGACGGCGGACGCGATGGCCTCCGGCGCGCTGCGCTGGAAGTTCATGATCACCCATGAGCTGGGCCTGGAGGCGGTGCCGGAGACCATGAAGCAGCTGGGGGAACGTTCCATTTTCAGTTCGAAGGTGCTCTTCCTGCCGGGGGCCGGCACGTGA
- a CDS encoding DUF5753 domain-containing protein, whose amino-acid sequence MVVHGLFQTPAYATEVLKAGRTSQETEDLVKTRMERQEIFNRPGLSQIVLIVDEGVLRRPIGGPSIMKEQLLHLIMRAEDPRITLQVVPSTTGAYAGLPGAFTILGFIRDPEVVYVEGHTAGQFVDRPVEVHQYALRYNLIRGTALSADQSLELLHVIVEGL is encoded by the coding sequence ATGGTCGTGCACGGCCTGTTCCAGACGCCCGCGTACGCCACCGAGGTCCTGAAAGCCGGACGCACTTCCCAAGAAACCGAAGACCTCGTCAAGACCCGAATGGAACGCCAGGAGATCTTCAACCGCCCGGGTCTCTCACAGATCGTCTTGATCGTGGACGAAGGAGTGCTCCGCCGCCCCATCGGTGGCCCATCGATCATGAAGGAGCAACTCCTCCACCTGATCATGCGTGCCGAGGACCCCAGGATCACCTTGCAGGTGGTCCCAAGTACCACAGGCGCATATGCCGGACTGCCAGGCGCCTTCACCATTCTGGGTTTCATACGAGACCCCGAAGTCGTCTATGTAGAAGGCCACACCGCCGGCCAGTTCGTGGACCGGCCGGTTGAGGTCCATCAGTACGCGCTACGCTACAACTTGATCAGGGGTACGGCTCTCTCCGCAGACCAATCCCTGGAGCTGCTACACGTGATAGTGGAGGGCCTATGA
- a CDS encoding DUF397 domain-containing protein: MSRPNAALLRWHKSSHSGDTGGECIEVAAIPRQSASPDDEVPMSRPNASPQWRKSSHSTNTGGECVEVAGLTPAIGIRDSKNPDGPVLLLPDNHWKALTRHIKDGRYDPPDKATPPGR; this comes from the coding sequence ATGAGCAGGCCAAATGCCGCACTTCTTCGATGGCACAAGAGCAGCCACAGCGGTGACACCGGTGGTGAATGCATCGAGGTCGCAGCGATCCCCCGGCAGTCAGCCAGCCCAGACGATGAGGTGCCTATGAGCAGGCCGAACGCGTCCCCCCAGTGGCGCAAGAGCAGCCACAGCACCAACACCGGTGGTGAATGCGTGGAAGTCGCCGGACTCACACCCGCCATCGGCATACGCGACTCTAAGAACCCCGACGGACCCGTACTCCTCCTGCCGGACAACCACTGGAAAGCACTCACCCGCCACATCAAGGACGGGCGGTACGACCCGCCTGACAAGGCCACACCACCAGGACGGTAG
- a CDS encoding zinc-binding dehydrogenase: protein MRVVQVLRFGDPEVLVPGEVPEPVAGAGQVVVDVAVAGVTFVETQIRRGVDKWHARPSLPYVPGGLVAGHVSSVGARVDPAWLGRRVIAGTGETGGFAERAVAEVQELFPVPDGLGLPEAVALHSDGSTAQGLIERAGIGSGDWVLVEAAAGGVGSLLVQLARLEGARVVGVARGARKLDLIRDLGADAAVDYSEPAWTKQVLEVTGGAGPDVVFDGVGGQIGRAAFEVTARGGRFSVHGASSGEVTLVDSAEARLKGVDVIGIEQLFEFGPNVGRWAEQMMSKAAAGLVRPVIGQTFPLERAADAHAAIENRTALGKTLLLI, encoded by the coding sequence ATGCGGGTCGTTCAGGTGCTGCGATTCGGGGATCCGGAGGTGCTGGTGCCCGGTGAGGTGCCGGAGCCGGTGGCTGGGGCGGGCCAGGTCGTGGTCGATGTGGCGGTGGCCGGGGTGACATTCGTCGAGACTCAGATCCGGCGTGGTGTCGACAAGTGGCATGCGAGGCCGTCGTTGCCGTATGTGCCGGGCGGTCTGGTGGCCGGTCATGTGAGTTCGGTCGGGGCGCGAGTGGATCCGGCTTGGCTTGGACGCCGGGTCATCGCCGGTACCGGGGAGACCGGCGGGTTCGCCGAGCGTGCCGTGGCCGAGGTCCAGGAACTGTTTCCGGTTCCGGACGGACTGGGCCTGCCGGAGGCCGTCGCCCTGCACAGCGATGGCAGCACGGCGCAGGGCCTAATCGAGAGGGCCGGCATCGGCTCCGGGGACTGGGTGCTGGTTGAGGCGGCGGCCGGTGGCGTCGGCAGCCTGCTGGTCCAGCTCGCCCGTCTGGAGGGCGCTCGGGTCGTCGGAGTCGCCCGCGGAGCGCGGAAGCTCGACCTGATCCGGGACCTGGGCGCCGACGCCGCGGTCGACTACTCCGAGCCCGCCTGGACCAAGCAGGTGCTCGAAGTGACCGGTGGTGCGGGACCGGACGTGGTGTTCGACGGCGTCGGCGGACAGATCGGGCGGGCCGCATTCGAGGTGACGGCCCGCGGTGGCCGGTTCTCGGTGCACGGTGCCTCCAGCGGCGAGGTGACACTCGTCGACTCTGCGGAGGCCCGGCTCAAGGGCGTGGACGTGATCGGCATCGAGCAGCTCTTCGAATTCGGGCCGAACGTAGGGCGGTGGGCGGAGCAGATGATGTCCAAGGCCGCAGCCGGGCTCGTCCGGCCAGTCATCGGGCAGACCTTCCCGTTGGAACGCGCCGCCGACGCGCACGCCGCGATCGAGAATCGCACCGCCCTAGGGAAGACCCTGCTGCTTATCTAA
- a CDS encoding dihydrofolate reductase family protein, with product MRKLTAVEFLSVDGVMQGYGSPGEDTSGGFRHGGWAAHFAADDELMAANAEGLSATGAYLFGRRTYEKMAAFWPTGPSDVPFTSHLNNTPKYVASTTLREVTWQKTFLLEGDVPEAVTKLKHQEGGDIVILGSGMLVRTLMGHDLVDRFTLLVHPLLLGSGKRLFPDDQEMRRLRLIDSRTTRKGTVVLGYQPA from the coding sequence ATGCGGAAACTGACAGCCGTTGAGTTCCTGTCCGTGGACGGCGTCATGCAGGGGTACGGATCACCCGGCGAGGACACCTCGGGCGGGTTCAGGCACGGAGGCTGGGCGGCCCACTTCGCAGCCGACGACGAACTCATGGCGGCCAACGCCGAGGGACTGTCGGCCACGGGCGCCTACCTGTTCGGGCGCAGGACGTACGAGAAGATGGCCGCGTTCTGGCCGACCGGGCCGAGCGACGTCCCGTTCACCTCGCACCTCAACAACACCCCCAAGTACGTGGCCTCGACCACACTGCGGGAGGTGACCTGGCAGAAGACGTTCCTGCTCGAAGGCGACGTCCCGGAGGCCGTCACGAAGCTCAAGCACCAGGAGGGCGGGGACATCGTGATCCTGGGCAGCGGCATGCTCGTACGGACCCTCATGGGCCACGACCTGGTCGACCGGTTCACCCTGCTCGTGCACCCGCTCCTGCTGGGCAGCGGCAAACGCCTGTTCCCCGACGACCAGGAGATGAGGAGGCTTCGGCTCATCGACTCCCGAACGACGCGCAAGGGCACCGTCGTCCTCGGCTACCAACCCGCCTGA
- a CDS encoding four-helix bundle copper-binding protein, with protein sequence MTYTAQMIETYPAEIELDHQELARVIDALSNCAQTCTACADACLSEPADELPRLARCIRDNLDCADICTTTASVLSRHTGYDAALTHAQVRAALQATKTCGDSCEEHASTHEHCRICAQACRETQQALESLLPKLEPKGQGPRQPSQAAPQQGG encoded by the coding sequence ATGACGTACACGGCTCAGATGATCGAGACGTACCCGGCGGAGATCGAGCTCGACCACCAGGAACTGGCCAGGGTGATCGACGCGCTGAGCAACTGCGCGCAGACCTGTACGGCCTGCGCGGACGCCTGCCTGTCCGAGCCGGCGGACGAGCTTCCGCGCCTGGCCCGCTGCATCCGGGACAACCTCGACTGCGCCGACATCTGCACCACGACGGCATCCGTGCTGTCCCGCCACACCGGTTACGACGCCGCTCTCACCCACGCCCAGGTACGGGCGGCCCTCCAGGCCACCAAGACCTGCGGCGACTCCTGCGAGGAGCACGCGAGCACCCATGAGCACTGCCGGATCTGCGCGCAGGCGTGCCGGGAGACCCAGCAGGCGCTGGAGAGCCTGCTTCCGAAGCTGGAGCCGAAGGGGCAGGGGCCGCGGCAGCCCAGCCAGGCGGCTCCTCAGCAGGGAGGCTGA